The following are encoded together in the Pristis pectinata isolate sPriPec2 chromosome 31, sPriPec2.1.pri, whole genome shotgun sequence genome:
- the pde4a gene encoding cAMP-specific 3',5'-cyclic phosphodiesterase 4D isoform X7, translated as MPLVDFFCETCSKPWLVAWWGQFKRMLNRELTHLSEMSRSGNQVSEYIASTFLDKQNEVEIPPPTPKEREKKSKQPMCQISGVKKLTHSSNLSVTNSSIPRFGVKTQQEDALTKELDDLNKWGLNIFRVSEFSNNRPLSCIMYAIFQERDLLKTFRIPVDTFLTYIMTLEDHYHADVAYHNSLHAADVTQSTHVLLSTPALDAVFTDLETLAALFAAAIHDVDHPGVSNQFLINTNSELALMYNDESVLENHHLAVGFKLLQEENCDIFQNLPKRQRQSLRKMVIDMVLATDMSKHMTLLADLKTMVETKKVTSSGVLLLDNYTDRIQVMRNMVHCADLSNPTKPLELYRQWTDRILEEFFRQGDRERERGMEISPMCDKHTASVEKSQVGFIDYIVHPLWETWADLVHPDAQDILDTLEDNRYWYQSMIPQSPSPPLDDPSQGEEVCTDKFQFELTLEEEEDSDPSDKERNSAGEENTSWHGSEESMAGTTVAQEERGLDPKCKDSSPAES; from the exons ATGCCACTCGTTGACTTTTTTTGTGAGACCTGCTCCAAGCCCTGGCTGGTAGCCTGGTGGGGTCAG TTTAAGAGGATGCTGAACCGGGAGCTGACGCACCTCTCGGAGATGAGTCGGTCTGGGAACCAGGTCTCGGAGTACATTGCCAGCACCTTTCTTG ACAAGCAGAATGAAGTGGagatcccaccacccaccccgaaGGAGCGGGAGAAGAAATCGAAACAGCCCATGTGTCAGATCAGCGGAGTGAAGAAACTGACCCACAGCTCGAACCTCAGCGTCACCAACTCCTCGATCCCTAGATTCGGAGTGAAGACCCAGCAGGAAGATGCACTGACCAAG GAACTCGATGACCTGAATAAATGGGGCCTTAACATTTTCCGGGTGTCTGAGTTCTCCAACAACAGGCCCCTCAGCTGCATCATGTATGCCATCTTCCAG GAGAGAGATTTGTTGAAGACCTTCCGGATCCCAGTCGACACGTTCCTCACCTACATCATGACCCTGGAGGACCACTACCACGCCGATGTGGCGTACCACAACAGCCTGCATGCTGCTGACGTTACCCAGTCCACACACGTGCTGCTCTCCACCCCAGCCCTTGAC GCTGTTTTCACCGACCTAGAAACCCTTGCTGCACTCTTCGCTGCTGCCATTCACGATGTGGATCACCCGGGAGTTTCCAATCAGTTCCTCATCAACACCA ACTCCGAGCTGGCCCTGATGTACAACGACGAGTCTGTCCTGGAGAATCACCACCTGGCTGTAGGCTTCAAACTCCTGCAGGAGGAAAACTGCGACATCTTCCAGAACCTTCCCAAGCGACAGCGGCAGAGTCTGCGCAAAATGGTCATTGACATG gtCCTGGCGACAGACATGTCCAAACACATGACCTTACTCGCAGACCTGAAGACCATGGTGGAGACAAAGAAGGTCACCAGCTCAGGGGTGCTGCTCCTCGATAACTACACTGACAGGATCCAG GTGATGAGGAACATGGTGCACTGCGCTGACCTGAGTAATCCCACCAAACCTCTGGAGCTATACCGGCAGTGGACCGACCGAATCCTGGAGGAGTTTTTCCGTCAGGGTGACAGAGAGCGGGAGCGAGGGATGGAGATCAGCCCAATGTGTGATAAACACACTGCGTCGGTGGAGAAGTCCCAG GTGGGCTTCATCGATTACATTGTGCACCCGCTGTGGGAGACGTGGGCTGACCTGGTGCACCCCGATGCCCAGGACATCCTGGACACACTGGAAGACAACAGGTACTGGTACCAGAGCATGATCCCCCAGagcccctctccaccactggATGATCCAAGCCAGGGGGAGGAGGTTTGCACGGACAAGTTCCAGTTCGAGCTGactctggaggaggaggaggattccGACCCATCAGACAAGGAGAGGAACAGTGCGGGGGAAGAGAACACCAGCTGGCATGGCTCGGAGGAATCCATGGCTGGCACCACAGTGGCACAGGAGGAGAGAGGGTTAGATCCCAAATGCAAGGACTCTTctcctgcagaatcatag